A window from Pseudanabaena sp. BC1403 encodes these proteins:
- a CDS encoding tetratricopeptide repeat protein — MLPAESHYLRSLEIRERQLGENNLYVANSLNNLAELYRVQGKYDEAETRYLRSLEISEQELGADHIYVAPVLNNLGSLYCLQRKYGKAESLLLRSLKIREFQLGLEHPNVADSLFNLAQLYHTQRCPEALQFIQRAIQIYKQKLDIEHPTMQNALAWLQKIRTANKPSFSIEFLLNMKPSIL, encoded by the coding sequence ATGCTCCCAGCTGAATCTCACTATCTACGATCACTTGAAATCAGGGAAAGGCAGCTAGGGGAAAACAATCTCTATGTTGCCAACAGTCTCAATAATCTAGCAGAACTTTACCGAGTACAAGGAAAGTATGACGAAGCCGAGACTCGCTATCTAAGATCGCTCGAAATCTCCGAACAGGAACTAGGAGCAGATCATATCTATGTTGCTCCTGTTCTCAACAATCTCGGATCACTTTATTGTTTGCAAAGGAAGTACGGTAAAGCTGAATCCCTCTTGCTGCGATCACTCAAAATTAGGGAATTCCAACTAGGATTAGAACATCCTAATGTCGCTGACAGCTTATTCAACTTAGCTCAACTCTATCATACACAACGTTGTCCTGAAGCTCTACAATTCATCCAACGCGCCATCCAAATTTACAAACAAAAACTTGATATAGAACATCCGACAATGCAAAATGCACTTGCTTGGCTCCAGAAAATCCGTACTGCCAATAAACCTAGTTTTTCTATAGAATTCTTGCTAAATATGAAACCTTCTATCCTATGA
- a CDS encoding DUF2283 domain-containing protein — translation MKSNMTIRYDKIGDILYIDQCIPYAEQESEEIGDEIIARLNPVNGNIENLEILFFSRRLQTQNIFELPIFAQLQLISA, via the coding sequence ATGAAATCCAACATGACAATCCGCTACGACAAAATCGGCGACATTCTCTACATCGATCAATGCATACCCTATGCAGAGCAAGAATCCGAAGAAATTGGTGATGAAATTATTGCCAGACTCAATCCTGTAAATGGCAACATTGAAAACCTAGAAATCCTATTCTTTTCTAGACGACTACAAACCCAAAATATCTTTGAATTACCAATTTTTGCTCAATTGCAACTCATCTCTGCTTAG
- a CDS encoding HNH endonuclease yields the protein MPRSYIRTELRRLVAQRADYSCEYCLIAEENTPSCQVDHIISVKHGGDSTAENLCYACLFCNLQKGTDLGSINWQNGELVRFFNPRRDLWREHFQLDGAIIRSTTDIGEVTARILDFNDEDRTLERQVLIENNRYPSRAAKNKIG from the coding sequence ATGCCTCGATCTTACATTAGGACTGAGTTGCGGCGCTTAGTTGCACAACGTGCAGATTATTCATGTGAATATTGCCTGATTGCAGAAGAAAATACGCCATCTTGCCAAGTTGACCACATCATTAGTGTGAAACATGGCGGTGACTCGACAGCCGAAAATCTTTGCTATGCTTGCCTATTTTGTAACTTACAAAAAGGAACGGATCTAGGCTCAATTAATTGGCAAAATGGAGAACTTGTTAGATTCTTTAATCCTCGCAGAGATTTATGGAGAGAACATTTTCAACTAGATGGAGCGATAATTCGTTCAACTACAGACATCGGCGAAGTCACAGCAAGAATTCTTGATTTTAATGATGAAGATCGTACTTTAGAGCGACAAGTACTCATCGAAAATAACAGATATCCATCACGAGCAGCTAAAAATAAAATTGGCTAA
- a CDS encoding sulfite oxidase-like oxidoreductase → MFGSLFQSRSPNQDRIPKGQRLTNGFPIMTYGDTPQIKRQDWQFRVWGLATEKTFSWDDFMSMPQTEFTIDFHCVTTWSKLDVKWKGVKVTDFLKYIEVDPQAVHLMEHCYGGYTTNIAMEDFAREENFFAHTLFDEPLPIDNGGPMRLVVPHLYAWKSAKWLNGLEFLDKMQLGFWERNGYHHRGEPFAEERYSSL, encoded by the coding sequence ATGTTTGGAAGTTTATTTCAATCCCGATCGCCAAATCAAGATCGTATTCCTAAAGGACAAAGGCTAACCAATGGCTTCCCCATCATGACCTATGGAGATACTCCCCAAATCAAGCGTCAAGATTGGCAATTTCGCGTATGGGGATTAGCGACAGAGAAAACATTCTCATGGGATGACTTCATGTCAATGCCGCAAACAGAATTTACAATTGACTTTCATTGTGTAACCACATGGTCAAAGCTCGATGTGAAATGGAAGGGTGTCAAGGTTACGGATTTCTTAAAATATATTGAAGTCGATCCTCAAGCTGTACATTTAATGGAACATTGCTATGGTGGATATACGACAAATATTGCCATGGAAGATTTTGCGAGAGAAGAGAATTTCTTCGCCCATACGCTTTTTGATGAGCCTTTGCCGATTGATAATGGTGGTCCCATGCGACTAGTAGTTCCCCATCTATATGCTTGGAAAAGCGCTAAATGGCTAAATGGGCTTGAGTTCCTCGACAAAATGCAACTCGGTTTCTGGGAACGGAATGGCTACCACCATCGTGGAGAACCATTTGCTGAAGAAAGATATAGTTCGCTTTAA
- a CDS encoding DciA family protein — translation MSLTGLPNILNGIQSRTSWQQRCQYLLIVEKWAEIVGESVAKQTCPIGVYQKALQVAVSNSVWSQALTFERVRILAKVNALFGGAGTLAIADIHFSTAKWATQQQTLKEQKVVAEDHPSYLPPAIANELVTNRKLKPNLKIKLETPKAPETANEAFQRWQDVMKLRTHQMPKCPRCDRPALTGEISRWSMCRVCAIEYLFN, via the coding sequence ATGTCCTTAACAGGATTACCAAATATTTTGAACGGCATTCAGTCGCGTACTAGTTGGCAGCAACGCTGTCAATATTTACTGATTGTCGAAAAATGGGCGGAGATTGTCGGTGAGTCGGTGGCAAAACAAACTTGCCCAATTGGGGTGTATCAAAAAGCTCTACAGGTCGCTGTATCGAATTCAGTTTGGTCGCAGGCTCTGACCTTTGAGCGCGTCAGGATTTTGGCGAAGGTGAATGCGCTGTTTGGCGGTGCTGGGACTTTAGCGATCGCCGATATTCATTTCTCGACTGCAAAATGGGCTACCCAACAACAAACCTTAAAAGAACAAAAGGTTGTCGCTGAAGATCATCCGAGTTATTTACCTCCTGCGATCGCGAATGAATTAGTAACTAATCGTAAACTGAAGCCAAACCTTAAAATTAAATTAGAAACTCCTAAAGCCCCTGAAACTGCCAATGAAGCATTCCAACGTTGGCAAGATGTAATGAAGTTAAGAACTCATCAAATGCCCAAATGTCCTCGATGCGATCGCCCTGCCCTCACTGGTGAAATATCCCGTTGGAGTATGTGCCGAGTTTGTGCGATCGAATATTTATTCAATTAA
- a CDS encoding NAD-dependent malic enzyme, translating to MQQLTPNPSFSLTIRVQLLNRAGMLSSVIGVLAEAGGNLGQIDLIQQTRKISVRDITVNAYSAEHMDKLIAVVKAVPEIRVLDVYDRTFQIHKGGKIHLEAKVAVKGQDDLAMVYTPGVGRVCMAIAEDKRKVYDYTIKCNTIAVVTDGTAVLGLGDIGPEAAMPVMEGKAMLFKQFAGLDAFPICLNTKDVDEIVETVKRISPAFGGINLEDISAPRCFEIERRLKAELDIPVYHDDQHGTAIVVVAATLNALKVVNKPIDTVRIVMNGAGASGIAVARLLREAGVKRIEMCDSRGCISKDRPDLTAEKLEFASDRSGSLAEVIKGADMFVGLSVKGALTPEMVRSMAPAPIVFAMANPNPEIQPELVENDVAVIATGRSDYANQINNVLAFPGIFRGALDARVTQITTQMNLGAAQAIASLVSSSDLAPDFIIPSVFDPRVSHAVAAAVHAVARQQGLANA from the coding sequence ATGCAACAACTAACACCTAATCCTAGCTTTAGCTTAACCATCCGCGTGCAACTCCTCAACCGCGCAGGAATGCTATCTTCAGTCATTGGCGTTCTAGCTGAAGCGGGAGGGAATCTCGGACAGATTGACCTCATCCAACAGACTCGCAAAATTTCAGTGCGCGATATTACGGTAAATGCTTATAGCGCCGAGCATATGGACAAATTGATTGCCGTCGTGAAGGCAGTCCCCGAAATTCGTGTTCTTGATGTTTACGATCGCACTTTCCAAATTCATAAAGGTGGCAAAATTCATCTAGAAGCCAAAGTTGCTGTCAAAGGACAAGATGACCTCGCGATGGTTTATACCCCTGGTGTAGGGCGCGTATGCATGGCGATCGCGGAAGACAAGCGCAAAGTTTATGACTACACGATCAAATGCAACACGATCGCGGTAGTTACCGATGGTACGGCTGTATTGGGACTAGGCGATATTGGTCCTGAAGCTGCTATGCCTGTCATGGAAGGTAAAGCAATGCTCTTTAAACAATTTGCGGGACTAGATGCATTCCCAATTTGTTTGAATACTAAAGATGTCGATGAAATCGTGGAAACCGTAAAACGCATTTCTCCTGCATTCGGTGGTATAAACCTTGAGGATATTAGCGCCCCACGTTGCTTTGAAATTGAAAGACGACTCAAAGCCGAATTAGATATTCCTGTTTATCATGATGACCAACATGGCACAGCGATCGTGGTAGTTGCTGCCACACTCAACGCTCTCAAGGTTGTCAACAAACCTATCGACACAGTGCGAATTGTGATGAATGGAGCTGGAGCCTCAGGTATCGCTGTAGCTCGTCTCCTGCGTGAAGCAGGTGTGAAGCGAATCGAGATGTGTGACTCTAGAGGTTGTATCAGCAAGGATCGCCCTGATCTCACTGCTGAAAAACTAGAATTTGCTAGCGATCGCTCTGGTTCTCTCGCAGAGGTGATCAAAGGTGCTGATATGTTTGTCGGTTTAAGTGTAAAGGGCGCACTTACGCCTGAGATGGTCAGAAGTATGGCTCCTGCACCGATCGTCTTTGCTATGGCAAATCCTAATCCCGAAATTCAGCCTGAACTAGTGGAAAACGATGTTGCAGTAATCGCCACAGGTCGAAGTGACTATGCAAACCAAATTAATAATGTATTAGCGTTTCCAGGGATTTTTCGTGGTGCACTTGATGCAAGGGTTACCCAAATCACTACCCAAATGAATTTAGGGGCAGCTCAAGCGATCGCTTCTTTAGTCAGCAGTAGCGATCTTGCTCCTGATTTTATTATTCCTTCTGTATTTGATCCCCGCGTTTCCCATGCAGTTGCTGCCGCAGTCCATGCAGTGGCACGTCAGCAAGGACTAGCTAACGCATAA
- a CDS encoding 3-isopropylmalate dehydratase large subunit, with amino-acid sequence MGMTLTEKILAKASGKNHVSPGENIWVNADLLMTHDVCGPGTIGVFKREFGQDAKVWDKEKLVLIPDHYIFTKDTRANRNIDILREFAKEQDIKYFYDITDLSDFKANPDYKGVCHIALAQEGHTRPGEVLFGTDSHTCNAGAFGQFATGIGNTDAAFVLGTGKLLLKVPASMKFVFDGEMPPYLLAKDLILQVIGDIGVSGANYRALQIEGEAIAKMTMEERMTICNMAIEAGGKNAVIAPDQTTFDYVRSRTAKPFESLYADADAEYYYVKHYDVSKLEPVVAKPHSPDNRALVREVQDVKIDRVYIGSCTGGKTEDFYHAAQLIKGQQVKVPTYLVPATQKVYNDLFSLKIDGLTLSEIFLQAGCIEPASPSCAGCLGGPQDTFGRVNEAEVCVSTTNRNFPGRMGNKQAQIYLASPYTAAASALTGHITDPRDFM; translated from the coding sequence ATGGGAATGACACTCACCGAAAAGATTTTGGCAAAAGCGTCGGGCAAAAATCACGTTAGCCCAGGCGAAAATATTTGGGTGAATGCTGACCTGCTAATGACCCATGATGTCTGCGGCCCTGGCACGATCGGCGTATTTAAGCGTGAATTTGGTCAAGATGCCAAGGTGTGGGACAAAGAAAAATTAGTATTGATCCCCGATCACTATATTTTTACCAAAGATACAAGAGCTAACCGCAATATTGATATTTTGAGAGAATTTGCCAAAGAGCAAGACATTAAGTATTTCTACGACATTACCGATCTTTCGGACTTTAAAGCGAATCCTGACTATAAAGGTGTTTGCCATATTGCCCTTGCGCAAGAAGGTCACACGCGACCAGGTGAAGTACTATTTGGCACTGATTCCCATACTTGTAATGCGGGAGCATTTGGACAATTTGCCACAGGCATCGGTAATACCGATGCTGCCTTTGTTTTGGGAACGGGCAAATTATTGCTAAAGGTTCCTGCCTCGATGAAGTTTGTATTTGATGGAGAAATGCCGCCTTATTTGTTGGCTAAGGATTTGATTTTGCAAGTAATTGGCGATATCGGCGTTAGTGGCGCAAATTATCGCGCTTTGCAGATTGAAGGCGAAGCGATCGCCAAAATGACGATGGAAGAGCGGATGACGATCTGCAATATGGCGATCGAGGCTGGCGGTAAAAATGCCGTAATTGCACCAGATCAGACGACTTTCGACTATGTGCGATCGCGCACCGCTAAGCCCTTTGAGTCGCTCTACGCCGATGCTGATGCTGAGTACTATTACGTCAAGCATTACGATGTCTCCAAATTAGAACCCGTAGTGGCAAAGCCTCACTCTCCTGACAATCGCGCTCTTGTTCGCGAAGTACAAGATGTGAAGATCGATCGCGTTTATATCGGCTCCTGTACTGGTGGTAAAACTGAAGACTTCTATCACGCCGCTCAATTGATCAAAGGTCAACAGGTCAAGGTTCCTACTTACCTTGTACCAGCAACACAGAAGGTTTACAATGATCTATTCAGCTTGAAGATTGATGGCTTGACACTTTCAGAAATCTTCTTGCAAGCAGGTTGCATTGAACCAGCTTCACCATCCTGTGCTGGCTGCTTGGGTGGGCCACAAGATACTTTTGGACGTGTCAATGAGGCAGAGGTTTGTGTCTCGACGACAAACCGTAATTTCCCTGGTCGGATGGGTAATAAGCAAGCGCAAATTTATCTTGCTTCACCCTATACGGCAGCGGCTTCTGCTTTGACAGGACATATCACCGATCCGCGTGATTTCATGTAA
- a CDS encoding zinc metalloprotease HtpX, whose product MSTPESELPQKAGRAAQVGASLATAKIAGNLALASSVTIALLVGIVFSLVTATIFIVNSPNPILGFGVAVLVTIVVNAIIFFVSPWIMDLTQGWLYHTRWVEIAEIERLSPESARVIQRICSLKKLKQPRLGIIDDNNPTAFTYGALPDSARLVVSAGLFKYLDDDEAATVYAHELGHIVHWDFAVMTVASTLVQITYLLYVTIRELGKRINDERAENAAMVTAFIAYAFYIIGTYMVLYLSRTREYFADHFAAEQTGNPNALSRALVKIAYGIVQETEKSKEPSRLMQGTRALGIYDAKAAASTGTAYQISSSPEKVGRLFLWDLFNPWAWWMELNSTHPLTGKRVRALSNYAEQLGLAMEFDMGHVVAEGKRLDKKRLYGTFYQDVLLYGAEFIAIAVGLAIGAATYTSIGGLRAFVAIPLLLLGAVMIFKRSVMFPSSKNAPTNDVITLMSDAYASPLRGQPVQLEGTLIGRGDAGYVFGSDLKLQDKTGMMYLLYASRWGPLGNFFFGMKRVEGLIGTETTAKGWFRRGVASWMDLELLSTKNGNKVSSHPAFWGLVLSIIFLAIGTLLFFVK is encoded by the coding sequence ATGTCCACACCAGAATCAGAACTTCCACAAAAAGCAGGACGGGCTGCTCAAGTTGGCGCAAGTCTTGCCACAGCTAAAATCGCAGGTAACCTTGCGCTAGCCTCTAGTGTTACAATCGCCTTACTTGTGGGGATCGTATTTTCACTAGTTACCGCCACCATTTTTATCGTCAATAGTCCCAACCCTATTCTTGGATTTGGCGTTGCAGTCCTAGTCACGATTGTGGTGAATGCGATTATTTTCTTTGTGTCGCCTTGGATCATGGACTTGACTCAAGGCTGGCTCTATCACACTCGCTGGGTAGAAATCGCAGAAATCGAGCGACTCAGTCCTGAATCGGCTCGTGTGATTCAGCGCATCTGTAGTCTTAAGAAGCTGAAGCAGCCTCGCCTCGGCATTATTGATGATAATAATCCAACTGCTTTTACCTATGGTGCTTTGCCAGATAGCGCTCGTCTAGTAGTTAGTGCGGGTTTGTTTAAGTATCTTGACGATGATGAAGCTGCTACGGTTTATGCCCATGAACTGGGTCATATTGTCCATTGGGATTTTGCGGTGATGACTGTGGCTTCGACATTGGTGCAGATTACCTATTTGCTCTATGTCACTATCCGTGAACTCGGTAAAAGAATTAATGATGAACGTGCTGAAAATGCAGCGATGGTTACTGCATTTATCGCCTATGCGTTTTACATCATTGGTACATATATGGTGCTTTACCTATCACGCACTAGAGAATATTTCGCTGACCATTTTGCCGCAGAGCAGACTGGTAATCCTAATGCTCTATCTCGCGCTCTGGTTAAAATTGCCTATGGCATTGTCCAAGAAACCGAGAAGTCTAAAGAACCAAGCCGTTTGATGCAAGGTACTCGCGCTCTGGGTATTTACGATGCTAAAGCTGCTGCTTCTACTGGTACTGCCTATCAAATTTCTTCTTCTCCAGAAAAAGTTGGTCGCCTATTTCTCTGGGATTTATTTAATCCTTGGGCATGGTGGATGGAGTTAAATTCGACGCATCCGCTGACGGGTAAGCGAGTCCGTGCTCTCAGTAACTATGCTGAGCAACTGGGACTAGCGATGGAATTTGATATGGGTCATGTAGTTGCCGAAGGTAAACGCCTCGACAAAAAGCGTCTTTATGGCACGTTCTATCAAGATGTCTTGCTCTATGGAGCAGAGTTTATTGCGATCGCAGTTGGTTTAGCGATCGGTGCTGCTACATACACAAGTATTGGCGGGCTGAGAGCATTTGTGGCAATTCCTCTATTGTTACTTGGAGCGGTGATGATCTTTAAGCGATCGGTCATGTTTCCAAGTTCCAAGAATGCGCCTACGAATGATGTGATTACCCTCATGTCTGATGCCTACGCTAGCCCTTTGCGCGGTCAACCTGTGCAATTGGAAGGAACTCTGATTGGTCGTGGTGATGCGGGTTATGTGTTTGGTTCTGATCTGAAGTTACAGGACAAAACTGGCATGATGTATCTGCTCTATGCTTCGCGTTGGGGCCCTTTGGGGAATTTCTTCTTTGGCATGAAGCGTGTAGAAGGCTTGATCGGAACAGAAACCACAGCAAAAGGTTGGTTCCGTCGCGGTGTTGCGTCTTGGATGGATTTAGAACTTCTATCTACCAAAAATGGCAACAAAGTTTCCAGTCATCCTGCCTTTTGGGGTTTGGTTTTGTCAATCATCTTTTTAGCGATCGGTACGCTACTATTTTTTGTTAAATAG
- a CDS encoding HNH endonuclease: MNRKKADELSKEFGLNVVQSRYSDWGNFYGLVQNYPCALWDKSGYVIFNNEDDLNIPEISVAKRINIPKRISSLKTYKLVLHEAQLPEELPSGVVYQEGTAQKIIVNKYERDKNARYACLSHYGYICQVCHVKLSDVYGAIAENLIHVHHLKPISEIGENYTVDPISDLLPVCPNCHAVIHLRNPPYLPQEVSHMLHKASTSQTDKIAI, translated from the coding sequence ATGAATCGCAAAAAAGCAGATGAATTAAGTAAGGAATTTGGATTAAATGTTGTTCAATCTCGCTATAGTGATTGGGGGAATTTCTACGGTTTAGTTCAAAATTATCCTTGTGCTCTCTGGGATAAATCGGGTTATGTCATTTTTAATAACGAGGATGATCTGAATATCCCTGAAATCTCTGTTGCTAAAAGAATCAACATACCAAAACGAATATCCTCTCTAAAAACTTATAAGCTAGTACTTCATGAAGCTCAATTACCAGAAGAGCTACCTAGCGGAGTTGTATATCAGGAAGGTACTGCACAAAAAATTATAGTAAATAAATATGAAAGAGATAAAAACGCACGATACGCTTGCTTGTCACATTACGGTTATATCTGCCAAGTATGTCATGTGAAACTCAGTGATGTTTACGGAGCTATAGCTGAAAATCTTATTCATGTACATCACCTCAAGCCAATAAGTGAGATTGGTGAAAATTACACAGTAGATCCAATCTCCGATTTGCTCCCTGTTTGCCCGAATTGTCATGCAGTCATTCACTTGAGAAATCCTCCATATTTACCTCAGGAAGTAAGCCATATGCTTCATAAAGCTTCTACATCTCAAACTGATAAAATTGCCATTTAA
- a CDS encoding AlpA family transcriptional regulator, with the protein MSEYEFTLKFNLQNSHVDPNEYVEQLYENGCDDALIGIGAKGYIALDFIREASSAYAAVSSAITDVKNVIPQANLIEATPDFVGLTDAAKILGCSRQNIRNLLVKDQSKSPLPVYEGTPSIWHLADILIWLREEKTYSIDDSLLEIAKINMNFNVARSWQKIAPDLQANIKALVV; encoded by the coding sequence ATGAGCGAGTATGAATTCACTTTAAAGTTTAATCTTCAAAATTCACATGTTGACCCTAACGAGTATGTTGAGCAACTATATGAAAATGGGTGTGATGATGCCTTAATTGGAATTGGAGCGAAAGGATACATAGCACTCGATTTCATTCGCGAAGCTTCGTCAGCTTATGCGGCTGTTTCTAGTGCTATTACTGATGTAAAAAATGTAATTCCCCAAGCGAATTTAATTGAAGCAACACCAGATTTTGTCGGTTTGACGGATGCAGCAAAAATCCTTGGATGTTCTCGTCAAAACATCAGAAACCTCCTTGTCAAAGATCAATCCAAATCTCCTTTGCCAGTTTATGAGGGAACACCTTCAATTTGGCATTTGGCAGACATTCTCATTTGGTTGCGAGAGGAAAAGACTTATTCAATTGATGACTCATTACTAGAGATCGCTAAAATCAATATGAACTTTAATGTTGCCAGAAGTTGGCAAAAAATAGCGCCAGATCTTCAAGCAAATATTAAAGCTTTGGTTGTTTAG
- a CDS encoding alpha/beta hydrolase, producing MPIAIQVVLLIFTTLYQAIASYIENRRSPIGQLIDVGGYRLHLYTLGEAKPTIVLDHSLGGVEGYLLIEELAKLGRVCICDRAGYGWSDHSPHPRTSGQIVKELDLLLTQAKIEPPYILVGDSFGSYNVRLYAHLFPQKVSGLVLTDGLHEIGMLNMPLQLKALKLFFLSGFVMSIFGSAFGVIRLLRTCRVFELIKPELRNFSEESRDRVKHSFCLPKHWITMSREIINLDKSSAQVSVAKHFGSLPIVSIKAASFFKPAFWTAFIPLRSINQLRDKMHLELSQLSTDCQQVEASQSGHFVWVDQPELLVNAVKTAIDKIAAH from the coding sequence ATGCCGATCGCAATTCAAGTTGTTCTGCTGATTTTTACGACACTTTATCAAGCGATCGCTAGCTACATAGAAAATAGGCGATCGCCTATTGGTCAGCTGATTGATGTCGGTGGATATCGGCTGCATCTTTATACTCTAGGAGAAGCCAAACCAACAATCGTGCTAGACCATAGCTTAGGTGGCGTAGAAGGCTATCTGTTGATAGAGGAATTAGCCAAACTAGGACGAGTATGTATTTGCGATCGCGCAGGATATGGATGGAGCGACCATAGCCCACATCCTCGCACCAGCGGGCAAATTGTCAAGGAACTAGACCTATTGCTAACTCAAGCCAAAATTGAGCCACCTTACATCTTGGTAGGCGATTCCTTTGGTAGTTACAATGTCCGACTATATGCACACTTGTTTCCTCAAAAAGTTTCGGGCTTAGTCCTCACCGATGGACTGCATGAGATCGGGATGCTAAATATGCCGCTCCAATTAAAGGCACTCAAGTTGTTTTTTCTGTCAGGCTTTGTGATGTCTATCTTTGGCTCAGCATTTGGGGTTATTCGATTATTGAGAACATGTAGAGTATTTGAATTAATCAAGCCAGAGTTACGGAATTTTTCTGAAGAATCTCGCGATCGCGTGAAGCATTCTTTTTGTCTTCCCAAACATTGGATAACGATGAGCCGAGAGATCATCAATCTAGACAAAAGTTCAGCGCAAGTGAGTGTCGCTAAACATTTTGGCTCATTACCTATAGTTAGCATTAAAGCCGCCTCCTTCTTTAAGCCTGCATTTTGGACTGCATTTATTCCTCTGCGAAGCATTAATCAGTTACGAGATAAAATGCATCTAGAGCTAAGCCAATTATCCACAGATTGTCAGCAAGTTGAGGCAAGTCAAAGTGGTCATTTTGTATGGGTAGACCAGCCAGAGCTACTGGTAAACGCGGTAAAAACTGCGATCGATAAAATTGCTGCGCATTAA
- a CDS encoding SH3 domain-containing protein, with amino-acid sequence MIKNLGIALIIGFSSISCLPALASTKTNLELPKSETVINEDIDNNGKPDRIVASYFIRPVLVPKYDSNACQTLSGKFVRYTLYADGQQTGKVILEQSYGTSLASYWIHKLTLDKDLDGDGRKELLFYMGDDTSQESMYLFVKPDGVKTVYLGVTDLPGASLNENFDLQFFRGEVVAQWNRVEQLWKSQNKRYVWTLGDCVEIRERPDARSNIVSMISKHEVLTVFQAQTDSGWIGVEFPYGKKGWIKTKNISFTSPVSMIRFDKP; translated from the coding sequence ATGATAAAAAATCTTGGAATCGCTTTAATTATAGGATTTTCATCAATTAGTTGTCTTCCTGCTTTGGCAAGCACAAAGACTAATTTAGAATTGCCAAAATCTGAAACTGTTATTAACGAAGATATTGACAACAACGGAAAACCCGATCGCATTGTTGCTAGCTATTTTATTCGTCCAGTTTTAGTTCCCAAATATGACTCAAACGCTTGTCAGACATTATCAGGAAAGTTTGTGAGATATACCTTGTATGCTGATGGACAGCAAACAGGCAAGGTCATTCTTGAACAGTCCTATGGAACTAGTCTGGCTAGTTACTGGATTCATAAATTAACTTTGGATAAAGATCTAGATGGCGATGGGCGAAAAGAACTATTGTTTTACATGGGTGATGACACCAGTCAAGAGAGTATGTATCTCTTTGTCAAGCCAGATGGAGTAAAGACAGTTTATCTCGGAGTTACGGATTTACCTGGAGCAAGTCTCAACGAAAATTTTGATTTGCAGTTTTTCAGAGGAGAAGTAGTTGCACAATGGAATCGAGTAGAACAGTTATGGAAGAGTCAAAATAAACGGTACGTATGGACGTTAGGCGATTGTGTCGAAATTCGGGAACGTCCAGATGCGCGATCAAATATTGTCAGTATGATTTCAAAGCATGAGGTTCTTACTGTTTTTCAGGCGCAAACAGATAGTGGCTGGATTGGGGTAGAGTTTCCATATGGAAAGAAAGGATGGATTAAAACTAAAAATATTAGTTTTACTTCGCCAGTAAGTATGATTCGCTTTGATAAACCATAG
- a CDS encoding DUF4926 domain-containing protein encodes MKPKFPLFSEVVLLQDIPTYNLKRGSVATVVEHYPMTELAQDGYSLEGFNIPNVTVEVAESQIISVEQWQKEMEILEKLHRLSVVKLVHLESYIEKLLNGYSPEEILEELPSLNLEKSI; translated from the coding sequence ATGAAACCTAAATTTCCTTTATTCTCTGAAGTTGTCTTGCTGCAAGATATACCCACGTATAACCTCAAACGTGGTTCAGTTGCTACGGTTGTAGAACATTATCCCATGACTGAATTGGCGCAAGATGGTTATAGTCTTGAAGGGTTTAATATTCCAAATGTGACAGTCGAAGTTGCCGAATCACAAATTATCTCTGTCGAACAATGGCAAAAAGAGATGGAAATACTAGAAAAACTGCATCGATTGAGCGTAGTAAAACTAGTTCATTTAGAGTCGTACATTGAGAAACTATTAAACGGCTACAGTCCCGAAGAAATTTTGGAAGAACTACCAAGCTTAAACCTAGAAAAATCTATTTAG
- a CDS encoding DUF6883 domain-containing protein, translating into MLLPTNTAIAEEKLTKYLLVLLPKDDKSQFLQKAGYTLENWQQLEIDLRAQILTQPAKFVETTIYGTKYRIDATLKGVNGVEIEVTTIWMLANQQAKFVTLVPKR; encoded by the coding sequence ATGCTTCTGCCCACAAATACAGCGATCGCCGAAGAAAAATTGACAAAATATCTCTTGGTGCTTTTGCCCAAAGATGACAAATCACAATTTCTTCAGAAAGCTGGTTACACATTAGAAAATTGGCAGCAGTTAGAAATTGACCTGAGAGCGCAAATTTTGACCCAGCCTGCCAAGTTTGTAGAAACAACGATCTACGGGACTAAGTATAGAATTGATGCAACCCTAAAAGGAGTTAACGGAGTAGAAATTGAAGTTACTACTATCTGGATGTTAGCAAATCAACAGGCAAAGTTTGTTACCTTAGTTCCTAAACGTTAA